A single genomic interval of Bradyrhizobium sp. AZCC 1693 harbors:
- the garD gene encoding galactarate dehydratase, whose translation MQPVTANPLYIRMHADDNVAIVANHGGLHPGAEFACGLRLVEQIPQGHKVALADIGEGEVIRRYGEVIGRAAAPISKGSWVKESLVQMPDAPSFDNLPTPNGGAIRLPPLEGYTFEGFRNADGSVGTRNILAISTSVQCVAGTVEFALDRIRKELLPKYPNVDDVVAITHAYGCGVAINAPGAAVPIRTLQNLARNPNFGGEVMIVGLGCEKLQPELLLPEGMNADDEIMRMQDEGLTGFGEIVEDIVQMADARLKILNRRQRETCPASALVVGMQCGGSDAFSGVTANPALGFAADLLVRAGATVMFSEVTEVRDAIHLLTPRATNQDVADALVREMAWYDRYLAGGEADRSANTTPGNKKGGLSNIVEKAMGSVIKSGTSPIAGVLAPGERVSQKGLIFAATPASDFVCGTLQLASGMTLHVFTTGRGTPYGLAAVPVIKVSTRSELKQRWHDLIDVDAGSIATGEATIEDVGWELFRLMLDVASGRETWAEHWKLTNALALFNPGPVT comes from the coding sequence ATGCAGCCCGTCACCGCGAACCCGCTCTACATCCGCATGCACGCGGACGATAACGTCGCAATCGTCGCGAACCACGGCGGTCTGCACCCGGGCGCCGAATTCGCGTGCGGCTTGCGGCTGGTCGAGCAGATTCCGCAAGGCCACAAGGTTGCCCTCGCCGATATCGGCGAAGGCGAAGTCATTCGCCGCTACGGCGAGGTCATCGGCCGCGCCGCAGCGCCGATATCTAAGGGCAGTTGGGTCAAGGAATCGCTGGTACAGATGCCCGACGCACCCTCGTTCGACAATCTGCCGACGCCGAACGGCGGCGCGATCAGGCTGCCGCCGCTGGAAGGCTACACGTTCGAAGGTTTTCGCAATGCCGACGGTTCGGTCGGCACCCGCAACATCCTCGCGATCTCGACCAGCGTGCAATGCGTCGCCGGCACGGTCGAGTTCGCGCTCGACCGGATTCGCAAGGAGCTGTTGCCGAAATATCCCAATGTCGACGACGTAGTGGCGATCACGCATGCCTATGGCTGCGGGGTCGCGATCAACGCGCCGGGCGCCGCCGTCCCGATCCGCACGCTGCAGAACCTCGCCCGCAATCCCAATTTTGGCGGCGAGGTGATGATCGTTGGCCTCGGCTGCGAGAAGCTGCAGCCCGAGCTGTTGCTGCCCGAGGGCATGAACGCCGACGACGAAATCATGCGCATGCAGGACGAAGGCCTCACCGGTTTCGGCGAGATCGTCGAGGACATCGTGCAGATGGCCGATGCGCGTCTCAAGATCTTGAACCGGCGCCAGCGCGAAACCTGCCCGGCGTCGGCGCTGGTGGTCGGCATGCAATGCGGCGGCAGCGATGCGTTCTCGGGCGTGACCGCCAATCCGGCGCTGGGTTTTGCCGCCGATCTCCTGGTGCGCGCCGGCGCGACCGTGATGTTCTCCGAGGTCACCGAAGTGCGCGACGCCATCCACCTGCTGACGCCGCGCGCGACGAACCAGGATGTTGCGGACGCCCTGGTGCGCGAGATGGCCTGGTATGACCGCTATCTCGCCGGCGGCGAAGCCGATCGCAGCGCCAACACCACGCCGGGCAACAAGAAGGGCGGCCTGTCCAACATCGTCGAGAAGGCGATGGGTTCCGTCATCAAGTCCGGCACCAGCCCGATCGCGGGCGTGCTCGCGCCGGGTGAGCGGGTAAGCCAAAAAGGGCTGATTTTTGCGGCAACGCCGGCCAGCGATTTTGTCTGCGGCACGCTGCAATTGGCCTCCGGCATGACGCTGCACGTCTTCACCACCGGCCGCGGCACGCCCTACGGGCTTGCTGCCGTGCCGGTCATCAAGGTCTCGACGCGCAGCGAGTTGAAGCAACGCTGGCACGATCTGATCGACGTCGACGCCGGCAGCATCGCAACCGGCGAAGCGACGATCGAAGACGTGGGCTGGGAACTCTTCCGTCTCATGCTTGACGTGGCGAGCGGCCGCGAGACCTGGGCCGAACACTGGAAGCTGACCAACGCGCTTGCGCTGTTCAATCCGGGCCCGGTGACATAG
- a CDS encoding host attachment family protein, with protein sequence MPIAAGALRPAWASSSQRQPRGDSCVGPHGGIKIMTNEPTPVISHNALVLIGDGQKALFLRNKGTAQQVKLEVEQILQQDNPATREQGTDRPGRSVSSVGTARSAVEEVDWHHIAKERFAVEIAEALYRHAHDNRFDKLVVIAPAKILGNLRKAFHAEVTDRIVGEIPKQLTSHPIPQIERLVAA encoded by the coding sequence GTGCCGATCGCGGCGGGTGCGTTGCGACCGGCCTGGGCGTCATCGTCGCAGAGGCAACCACGCGGCGATTCATGCGTTGGCCCGCATGGAGGCATCAAAATAATGACCAATGAACCGACCCCCGTTATCTCCCACAATGCACTCGTTCTGATCGGCGACGGCCAGAAGGCGCTCTTTCTTCGCAACAAAGGCACCGCGCAGCAAGTCAAGCTCGAAGTCGAGCAAATCCTGCAGCAGGATAATCCGGCAACGCGCGAGCAGGGCACCGATCGTCCAGGGCGCTCGGTTTCAAGCGTCGGTACGGCGCGAAGCGCGGTAGAGGAGGTCGATTGGCATCACATCGCAAAGGAGCGGTTCGCCGTAGAGATCGCGGAAGCGCTCTACCGTCATGCCCATGACAATCGTTTCGACAAGCTCGTCGTCATCGCGCCGGCGAAGATTCTCGGCAACCTGCGCAAGGCATTTCATGCCGAGGTTACGGACCGGATCGTCGGCGAAATTCCGAAGCAATTAACTTCGCATCCGATACCGCAGATCGAAAGGCTTGTAGCGGCCTAG
- a CDS encoding CBS domain-containing protein produces the protein MKVSDAMTSEVQLCTPDDTLKDAAQAMAALGVGLLPVTDNERLVGMISDRDIAIRGIGMGRGPEGRVGDVMTADVRYCYEDQNLDEVSAIMGDIQVRRLPVLNRSKRLVGIIALGDIALIQGGSGTGAALCGISRPGGQHAQV, from the coding sequence ATGAAAGTTTCCGATGCGATGACGTCTGAGGTTCAACTCTGCACGCCCGATGACACATTAAAGGACGCCGCGCAGGCCATGGCGGCGCTCGGCGTCGGCTTGCTGCCGGTAACCGACAATGAGCGCCTGGTTGGCATGATCTCCGACCGGGATATCGCGATCCGCGGTATCGGCATGGGCCGAGGTCCGGAGGGACGGGTCGGCGACGTGATGACGGCCGACGTCAGGTATTGTTACGAAGACCAGAATCTCGACGAGGTGAGTGCGATCATGGGCGACATCCAGGTCCGTCGCCTGCCGGTGCTCAATCGCAGCAAGCGGCTCGTCGGCATCATCGCGCTGGGCGACATTGCGCTGATCCAGGGCGGCAGTGGCACGGGCGCGGCGTTGTGCGGAATTTCACGCCCCGGTGGACAGCACGCACAGGTTTGA
- a CDS encoding DUF2188 domain-containing protein, translated as MGLAEYMIVSRPDGWTVLHDGNAEHDYDTKEAAFEAAVAAASLAIRQGHEVHVSVPGREAGNRAALGVNDSQSAS; from the coding sequence ATGGGATTGGCCGAATACATGATCGTCTCCAGGCCGGACGGCTGGACGGTTCTCCACGACGGGAACGCGGAGCACGATTACGACACGAAGGAAGCAGCGTTCGAAGCGGCCGTCGCAGCCGCCTCGCTGGCGATCCGCCAAGGCCACGAGGTCCATGTCAGCGTTCCCGGCCGCGAGGCCGGCAACAGGGCGGCGCTTGGCGTGAATGATTCCCAAAGCGCGTCGTGA
- a CDS encoding c-type cytochrome — MARSVSAKAPRSSRGRSALLTLAAALMALPIGVTEASAQLRGHGGPVRALAVSADGQIAISGSFDSTAIRWSLTRNAAEQVLRFHSDAVNAVVLLADGRAATAGADGRIAIWTFGKAEPDKVLEGHTAPIVALAASPNGATLASASWDRTVRLWPLAGRAPRVLDEHTQNVNGVAFTADGRALVSVSYDLSVRIWPLSGAQTPTVVPMPTPLNAVAAGTDGEIAVGGADGKVYFLTVEGARTGEVAAGPRPVISIAISPDGAQVAAASIGGSVGVIDRKARNLARTLVGPGLPVWSVAFMPDSRTLLTGGADNIIRRWNVATGEPIDPILLETAGDPLAAYAGDHGAEIFRACVACHTLGADQANRAGPTLAGLFGRRIATAPGYNFSEALKRLDIVWTPETVSKLFEIGPQAYTPGTKMPEQRIGSEQDRAALVQFLERATKR; from the coding sequence ATGGCACGATCGGTTTCGGCGAAAGCTCCGCGCTCCAGCAGAGGCCGATCGGCGCTTCTGACGCTGGCGGCCGCGTTGATGGCGCTGCCGATCGGCGTGACGGAGGCCAGCGCGCAGTTGCGAGGGCACGGCGGGCCGGTGCGGGCGCTGGCGGTCTCGGCCGATGGGCAAATCGCGATCTCCGGCAGCTTCGATTCGACCGCGATCCGCTGGTCGCTGACGCGCAATGCGGCCGAGCAGGTGCTTCGTTTCCATTCCGATGCCGTCAATGCGGTCGTGCTGCTCGCTGACGGACGCGCGGCGACCGCCGGTGCCGATGGGCGTATCGCGATCTGGACTTTTGGCAAGGCAGAGCCCGACAAGGTACTGGAGGGTCACACGGCGCCGATCGTCGCGCTGGCGGCTTCCCCCAATGGCGCTACGCTCGCATCCGCCTCCTGGGACCGCACGGTGCGACTCTGGCCGCTCGCTGGCCGCGCGCCGCGCGTGCTTGACGAGCATACGCAGAACGTCAACGGTGTGGCGTTTACCGCCGATGGTCGCGCCCTGGTCAGCGTTAGCTACGACCTGAGCGTTCGAATCTGGCCACTGTCAGGCGCCCAAACGCCAACCGTGGTTCCGATGCCGACCCCGCTCAACGCCGTGGCCGCCGGCACCGACGGTGAGATCGCGGTCGGCGGTGCGGACGGCAAGGTTTACTTTCTGACAGTCGAGGGCGCGCGGACCGGCGAGGTCGCGGCCGGGCCGAGGCCCGTGATCTCGATTGCGATCTCGCCTGATGGCGCGCAGGTCGCCGCCGCGAGCATCGGCGGGTCGGTGGGCGTCATCGATCGCAAGGCGCGCAATCTGGCGCGCACGCTGGTCGGCCCCGGGCTGCCGGTCTGGTCGGTGGCCTTTATGCCCGATAGCCGCACGTTGCTGACCGGCGGCGCCGACAACATCATCCGGCGCTGGAACGTGGCGACGGGTGAGCCGATCGATCCAATTCTGCTGGAGACGGCAGGGGACCCGCTCGCCGCCTATGCCGGCGATCATGGCGCGGAGATCTTCCGCGCCTGTGTCGCGTGCCATACGCTTGGCGCCGATCAGGCCAACCGCGCAGGGCCTACGCTCGCCGGCCTCTTCGGCCGCCGGATTGCAACCGCGCCGGGCTATAATTTTTCCGAAGCACTCAAGCGGCTCGATATCGTCTGGACGCCGGAGACGGTTTCCAAACTGTTCGAGATCGGGCCGCAGGCCTATACGCCCGGCACCAAGATGCCGGAGCAGCGCATCGGTTCGGAGCAGGATCGCGCCGCGCTCGTGCAATTTCTCGAGCGCGCGACCAAGCGATAG
- a CDS encoding DUF971 domain-containing protein has protein sequence MSVAWPVEIRLPKDRRTLRVTFDDGNTFDLSAELLRVASPSAEVRGHSEAERKTVGGKRNVTILSVDPVGNYAVRIGFDDMHSTGIYSWAFLRDLGVNAERRFQEYLDDLHAKGLDRDRPGVR, from the coding sequence ATGTCTGTGGCGTGGCCGGTCGAAATTCGCTTGCCGAAAGACCGCCGCACACTGCGGGTCACCTTTGACGACGGCAATACGTTCGACCTCTCCGCCGAATTGCTCCGGGTGGCCAGTCCCTCCGCCGAAGTGCGGGGCCATTCCGAAGCCGAGCGCAAGACGGTTGGCGGCAAACGTAATGTGACCATTCTTTCCGTTGATCCTGTCGGCAATTATGCCGTCAGGATCGGGTTCGACGATATGCACTCAACCGGAATCTACTCCTGGGCGTTCCTGCGCGATCTCGGCGTCAATGCCGAGCGGCGCTTTCAGGAATATCTCGACGACTTGCACGCCAAGGGGCTCGACCGCGACAGGCCGGGCGTGCGCTGA
- a CDS encoding formate dehydrogenase subunit gamma — protein sequence MASFARLIRLTIGAWAFLLLVIALPAPSVAQQVNPTASSVKEQQLLQELNRIQGRVSIPDQRSGVLVQPAGRDWREFRNVTLRWIGGIAILGMLAVLVIFYLRRGMVRLESGRSGRTIVRFTAFERFVHWVTAACFIVLAISGLNITFGRPLLLPLIGFDAFSEWSQWAKYAHIYLSFPFTIGVVVIFLIWIAGNIPNKVDVDWLKRGGGIVGHDHPPAYRFNAGQKAIYWIVIIGGTAVAVSGYLLMFPFYLSGIEGMQWAQIVHSIVAVLFVAAMLAHIYIGTIGMEGAFEAMGSGTVDVNWAKEHHSLWAEEEQAKARAASDGATRPVAAG from the coding sequence ATGGCGTCGTTTGCAAGATTGATCCGCCTCACTATCGGTGCGTGGGCCTTTCTTCTGCTGGTCATCGCATTGCCGGCGCCATCAGTTGCCCAGCAGGTGAATCCGACCGCGAGTTCGGTCAAGGAGCAGCAGCTCCTGCAGGAGCTGAACCGGATCCAGGGGCGCGTCAGCATTCCCGATCAGCGTTCAGGCGTGCTCGTACAGCCCGCCGGCCGCGATTGGCGGGAATTCCGTAATGTGACGCTGCGGTGGATCGGCGGCATTGCCATCCTGGGCATGCTGGCCGTGCTCGTGATCTTCTACCTCCGCCGCGGCATGGTCCGGCTCGAGAGCGGCCGCTCGGGGCGTACCATCGTGCGCTTTACGGCATTCGAGCGCTTCGTGCACTGGGTGACCGCGGCCTGTTTCATCGTTCTGGCCATCTCGGGACTGAACATCACGTTCGGTCGTCCGCTGCTCCTGCCACTCATTGGCTTCGACGCGTTTTCCGAGTGGTCGCAATGGGCGAAGTATGCGCACATCTATCTGAGCTTTCCGTTCACCATCGGGGTGGTAGTGATCTTCCTGATCTGGATCGCCGGAAACATCCCGAACAAGGTGGATGTCGATTGGCTGAAGCGAGGCGGCGGCATCGTCGGCCACGATCATCCACCGGCCTATCGCTTTAACGCTGGGCAGAAGGCGATTTACTGGATCGTCATCATCGGCGGCACTGCCGTTGCGGTAAGCGGCTATTTGCTGATGTTCCCGTTCTACCTGTCCGGGATCGAGGGAATGCAATGGGCGCAGATTGTTCACTCGATCGTGGCGGTCCTGTTCGTGGCGGCGATGCTGGCGCACATCTACATCGGCACTATCGGCATGGAAGGGGCTTTCGAGGCGATGGGCAGCGGTACGGTCGATGTCAATTGGGCCAAAGAGCATCACTCGCTCTGGGCCGAGGAGGAGCAGGCAAAGGCACGCGCGGCCTCGGATGGTGCGACGCGACCCGTGGCGGCCGGATAA
- the fdh3B gene encoding formate dehydrogenase FDH3 subunit beta → MARMKFLCDADRCIECNACVTACKNEHEVPWGINRRRVVTINDGKPGERSVSMACMHCTDAPCAAVCPVNCFYTTADGVVLHSKDLCIGCGYCFYACPFGAPQYPKVGNFGSRGKMDKCTFCAGGPEADGSREEYEKYGANRLAEGKLPLCAEMCSTKSLLAGDGEIIAQIYKERVMKRGYGSGAWGWKTAYRETIES, encoded by the coding sequence ATGGCACGTATGAAATTTCTCTGCGACGCCGACCGTTGCATCGAATGCAATGCCTGCGTCACTGCCTGCAAGAACGAGCACGAGGTGCCCTGGGGCATCAACCGGCGCCGCGTCGTCACCATCAACGATGGCAAGCCGGGCGAGCGTTCGGTCTCGATGGCCTGCATGCATTGCACCGACGCGCCCTGCGCGGCGGTTTGCCCGGTAAATTGCTTCTACACCACGGCCGACGGCGTCGTGCTTCACTCCAAGGACCTGTGCATCGGCTGCGGCTATTGCTTCTACGCCTGTCCGTTCGGTGCGCCGCAATATCCGAAGGTCGGCAATTTCGGCTCGCGCGGCAAGATGGACAAATGCACCTTCTGCGCCGGTGGGCCCGAGGCCGACGGCAGCAGGGAGGAGTACGAGAAGTATGGTGCGAATCGTCTCGCCGAGGGCAAGCTGCCGCTATGCGCCGAAATGTGCTCGACCAAATCCTTGCTCGCCGGTGACGGCGAAATCATCGCCCAAATTTACAAAGAACGCGTGATGAAACGCGGCTACGGCTCCGGGGCGTGGGGCTGGAAGACCGCCTATCGCGAGACGATTGAGTCCTGA